A genomic stretch from Candidatus Cloacimonadaceae bacterium includes:
- a CDS encoding IS630 family transposase: MIRIHLTPKEKEELLRLRNQTGEPCSERALIVLLSHEGNTPQDIGLKVKRNPHTIRLWLKRFLENGIQGLNRLYSPGRPGKHKNQLKTYFPEWFEVGPDSYGYSTNSWTINLLCDNYQKITNEQVSEDTVERALKEAGYSYRRVKKCVPLHAPTREEKKQRVIELIEEIKSFIANDESVILSLDEAHFSTEPYLIRGWYKKNSMSHAVPQEEGELHNIWCVEYRGAKVYLEKCQTRKQQDAD, from the coding sequence ATGATTCGGATTCATTTGACACCAAAAGAGAAGGAGGAGCTTCTAAGGCTGAGAAATCAAACTGGAGAACCATGTTCAGAACGTGCTCTGATCGTTTTACTAAGTCACGAAGGCAATACTCCACAAGATATCGGGCTAAAAGTCAAAAGAAACCCACATACTATACGTTTGTGGCTCAAGCGATTTCTTGAGAATGGCATCCAGGGATTGAATAGATTGTATTCTCCCGGACGCCCTGGTAAACACAAAAATCAGTTGAAAACCTATTTCCCTGAATGGTTTGAGGTTGGCCCGGATAGCTATGGTTACTCAACAAACAGCTGGACAATAAATCTGCTGTGCGACAATTATCAAAAGATTACCAATGAGCAAGTGAGTGAGGATACCGTAGAGCGAGCTCTCAAAGAAGCTGGGTACAGTTACAGAAGGGTCAAAAAGTGTGTTCCCTTGCATGCTCCAACAAGAGAAGAAAAAAAACAGCGTGTAATTGAGCTAATTGAGGAAATCAAAAGCTTCATTGCCAATGATGAGTCAGTAATCTTGTCTTTAGATGAAGCCCACTTCTCCACAGAACCATACCTAATTCGAGGCTGGTATAAAAAAAACTCTATGTCTCATGCCGTCCCCCAAGAAGAGGGAGAGTTGCACAATATTTGGTGCGTGGAATATCGGGGAGCAAAGGTTTATCTGGAAAAGTGCCAAACGCGGAAACAGCAAGATGCTGATTGA